A portion of the Mesobacillus jeotgali genome contains these proteins:
- a CDS encoding helix-turn-helix domain-containing protein: MGLVGYNFGEILRSSRVFKGLTAVQLADGICSEEEIIQFEKEEKYPTIDQLFKIASKLEVELNHFFDITSTDTFNYAIAVTELIKNYKRERDYDAINEIIQKEQDNALFKHTSFKQFLVWHQGICTYYLEEDKLKSIDLLDQALAMSHHEQANMTEREIEILTSMAIIEKDSGNLDKSVELFQKALNQLTELPQVQDSSIWLRILYGLAQALSKLEKYEDSLIYCSKGIDNCIYEENMYLFGELHYQAGMNFIKLGIENKGKEYLEKAVMIFNLQKNEKYASLVKTEMEKLLKFC, translated from the coding sequence ATGGGCCTGGTTGGATATAACTTCGGAGAAATTCTTAGGTCATCAAGAGTTTTTAAAGGATTGACTGCAGTGCAGTTAGCGGACGGTATTTGTTCTGAAGAGGAAATCATTCAATTTGAAAAAGAAGAGAAATATCCAACAATTGATCAATTATTTAAAATCGCATCAAAGCTTGAGGTAGAGCTTAACCATTTTTTCGATATTACTTCCACCGACACGTTTAACTATGCAATCGCTGTCACTGAATTGATCAAAAATTATAAAAGAGAGCGGGACTATGACGCTATCAATGAAATAATCCAGAAGGAACAGGATAATGCCCTTTTCAAGCACACGTCCTTCAAGCAATTCTTAGTATGGCACCAGGGTATCTGCACTTATTACCTGGAAGAAGATAAACTGAAATCCATCGACTTGCTGGACCAGGCATTGGCCATGAGCCATCATGAACAGGCAAACATGACTGAACGCGAAATTGAAATTTTGACCAGTATGGCCATCATCGAAAAGGATAGCGGAAACCTGGACAAGTCTGTTGAACTTTTCCAGAAGGCCTTGAACCAGCTGACAGAGCTTCCGCAGGTCCAGGATTCAAGCATCTGGCTAAGGATTCTTTATGGTCTTGCACAGGCTTTGTCGAAGCTTGAGAAATATGAGGATTCACTCATTTATTGCAGCAAAGGGATTGATAATTGTATATATGAAGAAAATATGTATTTATTTGGAGAACTTCATTACCAAGCAGGCATGAATTTCATTAAATTGGGTATAGAAAACAAAGGCAAGGAATATCTTGAAAAAGCAGTGATGATCTTCAATCTGCAGAAGAATGAGAAGTATGCGAGTTTAGTAAAGACTGAAATGGAAAAATTATTGAAGTTTTGCTGA